A genomic window from Luteolibacter sp. LG18 includes:
- a CDS encoding histone deacetylase: MRCFYSQDFELALPAGHPFPMDKFRVSKDMLLEGGILRPEEIIDVRVADSHLLKLAHQPDYISKIQSGLLDRKEQILLGLPVGGKLFARSATEVEATRLACHAALEEGIGVCLAGGTHHAFSEHGEGYCVFNDVAIAIRDIQDKQPGIRIMVVDTDAHQGNGTNAILGHDPRVFTYSIHVGRNYPTKKVDGSMDVETVRYVEGEMYLKQLFTSLANALDAFSPDLVIWVAGADNHRNDRFGQMHLSVKDLQRRDEVLLRAFLKNRIPVTVLYGGGYNRQLEFTAKLHRNTVATAKKLAVEYRGL; this comes from the coding sequence ATGCGCTGCTTCTACTCCCAGGATTTCGAGCTCGCCCTGCCAGCCGGGCACCCGTTTCCGATGGACAAGTTCCGGGTGTCGAAGGACATGCTGCTGGAAGGCGGCATCCTGCGCCCGGAGGAGATCATCGACGTGCGGGTGGCCGATTCCCACCTGCTGAAGCTGGCGCACCAGCCGGACTATATTTCGAAAATCCAGTCCGGCTTGCTGGACCGGAAGGAGCAGATCCTGCTCGGTCTGCCGGTGGGCGGGAAACTTTTCGCGCGCAGCGCCACTGAGGTGGAGGCCACGCGCTTGGCCTGCCACGCCGCGCTTGAGGAGGGCATCGGCGTCTGCCTGGCGGGCGGCACCCACCATGCCTTCAGCGAACACGGTGAGGGCTACTGCGTCTTCAATGACGTCGCCATCGCGATCCGTGATATCCAGGACAAGCAGCCCGGCATCCGGATCATGGTGGTGGACACCGATGCCCACCAGGGCAACGGCACCAACGCCATCCTCGGCCACGACCCGCGCGTCTTCACCTACTCGATCCACGTCGGGCGCAATTACCCGACGAAAAAAGTGGATGGATCGATGGACGTGGAGACCGTCCGCTATGTGGAAGGGGAGATGTATCTCAAGCAGCTCTTCACCTCGCTGGCGAACGCGCTCGATGCTTTCTCACCGGACCTCGTCATCTGGGTGGCCGGCGCTGACAACCACCGCAACGACCGCTTCGGCCAGATGCACCTTTCCGTGAAGGACCTTCAGCGCCGCGACGAGGTGCTGCTGCGCGCGTTTCTGAAGAACCGCATTCCGGTCACCGTGCTCTATGGTGGCGGCTACAACCGCCAGCTCGAGTTCACCGCGAAGCTCCACCGCAACACGGTGGCCACCGCGAAGAAGCTCGCGGTGGAGTACCGCGGGCTGTGA
- a CDS encoding DeoR/GlpR family DNA-binding transcription regulator, with protein sequence MLAVERHRRILELLQVNGSVRTVEIASGFGVTDETIRKDFEFLEHRGDLIRIHGGATRPARAREELPLTERQMIRREEKSAIAKLAVARIQPNDTIFLDASSTTLTLTEFLPDMPLTILTNALNVFTALENRSQCDLICTGGLYDRRSRSFIGLPAEAALRRYNIHRMFCSGNGIDLERGISETNSRQASFKERVIANAEEVVYLADHSKLGQKASFFFGDISSLNCVITDQAGDPDFLQALRERGVEVLKP encoded by the coding sequence ATGTTAGCCGTTGAACGTCATCGCCGTATCCTCGAATTGCTGCAGGTCAATGGCTCGGTCCGGACCGTCGAAATTGCCTCCGGTTTCGGCGTGACCGACGAGACGATCCGCAAGGATTTCGAGTTCCTCGAGCACCGCGGCGACCTGATCCGCATCCACGGCGGGGCCACCCGCCCGGCCCGTGCCCGCGAGGAACTGCCCCTCACCGAGCGCCAGATGATCCGCCGCGAGGAGAAGTCCGCGATCGCGAAACTGGCCGTGGCGCGCATCCAGCCGAACGACACGATCTTCCTGGACGCCAGCTCCACCACGTTGACGCTCACCGAGTTCCTCCCGGACATGCCGCTCACGATCCTCACCAACGCGTTGAATGTTTTCACTGCGCTGGAAAACCGTAGCCAGTGCGACCTGATCTGCACCGGGGGCCTCTACGACCGTCGCTCGCGCTCGTTCATTGGCCTGCCCGCGGAGGCCGCGCTGCGCCGCTACAACATCCACCGCATGTTCTGCTCCGGTAACGGCATCGATCTGGAACGCGGCATCAGCGAGACGAATTCCCGCCAGGCCTCCTTCAAGGAACGCGTGATCGCCAATGCCGAGGAGGTCGTTTACCTCGCCGACCACAGCAAGCTGGGCCAGAAGGCATCTTTCTTTTTCGGGGATATTTCGTCTTTGAATTGCGTTATCACCGACCAGGCCGGTGACCCGGACTTCCTGCAGGCGCTCCGCGAGCGCGGCGTGGAAGTGCTGAAGCCTTGA
- a CDS encoding Ig-like domain-containing protein, translated as MKHQALANLAALLRAAACGAFLTATAAANEAPVVTITGLADGATIQAGIPCKFTANASDRDGSIAKVQFSVGGVVIGEATRAPYEVTWSNPRAGSLVVSAQATDNQGAVSRWDYVLVSGQAHATEPQWTEGPRRGFQITLYGQQGTSYQAQYSEDMKTWKTFRTVEVAQEVGVVVTDTSVATNDARRYYRFLAMK; from the coding sequence ATGAAACATCAAGCCCTTGCCAACCTTGCCGCTCTCCTCCGTGCCGCCGCGTGCGGAGCGTTCCTCACCGCCACCGCCGCCGCCAACGAGGCGCCGGTTGTGACCATCACCGGACTTGCCGACGGGGCGACGATCCAGGCCGGTATCCCGTGCAAGTTCACCGCGAACGCCAGCGACCGTGATGGCTCGATCGCCAAGGTCCAGTTCTCCGTCGGCGGTGTGGTGATCGGTGAAGCCACCCGCGCGCCCTACGAGGTGACCTGGAGCAATCCACGCGCCGGATCGCTGGTGGTGAGCGCGCAGGCCACCGACAACCAAGGGGCGGTGAGCCGCTGGGACTACGTGCTCGTCAGCGGCCAGGCCCATGCCACCGAGCCGCAGTGGACCGAGGGCCCGCGCCGCGGATTCCAGATCACCCTCTACGGCCAGCAGGGCACCAGCTACCAGGCTCAGTATTCCGAGGACATGAAGACCTGGAAGACCTTCCGCACCGTGGAGGTGGCGCAGGAGGTGGGCGTGGTGGTCACCGACACCAGCGTGGCCACCAATGACGCCCGCCGCTACTACCGCTTCCTCGCGATGAAGTGA
- a CDS encoding peptidase S10: MKPARFVPIALAALSATALAADAVKDAPKNDKAEKAEAKGEGPNKDIPKPEKEPKDTPPVTRPSAVTIAGKTVPYEVTAAKLVLKEEDGKPRASIFHVAYTRTGLTDAEKAKRPVLFAFNGGPGSSAVWLHLGILGPKRVDIPGDGTTAPPPPARLIDNPESILDVCDLVFIDPVSTGYSRAEKDTKPSDFHGVEEDISSVGDFVRRWVSEHDRWGSPKFLLGESYGGVRVAGLANHLQSRYGMSLNGVVMLSSLVDFRTLTGDQGDDLVYQVYLPVYAAVAHFHGKLKGDRDALIEEARKFSFGDYGVALLRGTHIPAEERAKLAEKLAAFSGIEAAVWLSHDLRIDPTFFRAELLRKEHKVVGRFDARVAWGATSESDQSPDYDPSYALAQGAFSTAMLNYLVHDLQWKEDQPYEILTGKVNPWRWNASNGYVNLSDRISNAMRDNPHLKVMVMCGHADLATPPDGIGYSFSHLFQLPEAQRGNVSFTHYDGGHMFYLNPPDRVKAREDLVKFLNGAK, translated from the coding sequence ATGAAACCCGCCCGCTTCGTCCCCATCGCCCTCGCTGCTCTTTCCGCCACCGCCCTGGCCGCGGACGCCGTGAAGGACGCGCCGAAAAACGACAAGGCCGAGAAGGCGGAGGCCAAGGGTGAGGGACCTAACAAGGACATCCCGAAACCGGAGAAGGAGCCCAAGGACACCCCGCCGGTCACCCGCCCTTCCGCCGTGACCATCGCCGGCAAGACCGTCCCCTACGAGGTCACCGCCGCGAAACTGGTGCTGAAGGAGGAGGACGGCAAACCGCGCGCCTCGATCTTCCACGTGGCCTACACCCGCACCGGCCTGACCGATGCGGAGAAGGCGAAGCGCCCGGTCCTGTTCGCCTTCAATGGCGGCCCGGGTTCCTCCGCGGTGTGGCTGCACCTCGGCATCCTCGGACCGAAGCGCGTGGACATCCCCGGCGATGGCACCACTGCCCCGCCGCCACCCGCCCGCCTGATCGACAATCCGGAGAGCATCCTCGACGTTTGCGACCTGGTCTTCATCGACCCCGTTTCCACCGGCTACAGCCGCGCCGAAAAGGACACCAAGCCGAGCGACTTCCACGGCGTGGAGGAGGACATCAGCTCGGTGGGCGACTTCGTGCGCCGCTGGGTCAGCGAGCACGACCGCTGGGGTTCGCCGAAGTTCCTGCTCGGCGAGTCCTACGGCGGCGTCCGCGTGGCCGGTCTGGCGAACCATCTGCAATCCCGCTACGGGATGAGCCTCAATGGCGTGGTGATGCTCTCCTCGCTCGTCGACTTCCGCACGCTCACCGGCGACCAGGGCGATGACCTCGTCTATCAGGTCTACCTGCCGGTCTACGCCGCGGTGGCCCATTTCCACGGCAAGCTCAAGGGCGACCGCGACGCCCTCATCGAGGAGGCCCGCAAGTTCTCCTTCGGAGACTACGGCGTGGCCCTGCTCCGCGGCACCCACATTCCCGCCGAGGAACGCGCGAAGCTCGCCGAGAAGCTCGCGGCCTTCAGCGGCATCGAGGCCGCGGTGTGGCTGAGCCATGACCTGCGCATCGACCCCACCTTCTTCCGCGCCGAACTGCTGCGAAAGGAGCACAAGGTGGTGGGCCGCTTCGATGCCCGCGTCGCGTGGGGCGCCACCAGCGAGTCCGATCAATCGCCCGACTACGATCCTTCGTACGCGCTGGCGCAGGGGGCCTTCTCCACCGCCATGTTGAACTACCTGGTCCACGACCTGCAGTGGAAGGAAGACCAGCCCTACGAGATCCTCACCGGCAAGGTGAACCCGTGGCGCTGGAACGCGAGCAACGGCTACGTGAACCTCAGCGACCGGATCTCGAATGCCATGCGGGACAACCCTCACCTCAAGGTGATGGTGATGTGCGGCCACGCCGACCTCGCCACCCCGCCGGACGGCATCGGCTACTCGTTCAGCCACCTCTTCCAATTGCCGGAAGCGCAGCGTGGAAACGTGAGCTTCACCCACTACGATGGTGGTCACATGTTCTACCTGAACCCACCGGACCGGGTGAAGGCCCGCGAGGACCTGGTGAAGTTCCTCAACGGGGCGAAGTGA
- a CDS encoding Gfo/Idh/MocA family oxidoreductase — MSDSLSIAVLGCGSRGRTYAKIAASFGDRYRLTAAADPVAVRREAVSSLAPAGQVQEFQSAESLFATGKLADVLIIATQDAQHFSHVMEALEAGYDVLLEKPAAESLERCEEIDRRARELGRRIALCFVLRYTPFYSTVKKVIESGRLGRIISIRTHEGVEPYHQAHSFVRGHWSRTDRSTPMIVAKCSHDADLICWLGDSPVSSVSSYGDRSWFRAENAPAGAPARCTDGCPAAKDCIYDSHRYLKDKRRWLGMVMDGWEQADDGAVIEFLRTSPWGRCVYHCDNDVVDHQVLACELENGITVTHTMTAFDYARAIEIYGTKAALKGGHPYHEAGAPELWLRHHEHGSIEPVEIVKPADDGYAGHGGGDYGIVDALDHLFKGPHALPPGLDGLAGHRLAFQAEASRVAKGVPMH, encoded by the coding sequence GTGTCCGATTCTTTGTCCATCGCTGTTCTGGGCTGCGGTTCCCGTGGCCGCACCTATGCCAAAATCGCCGCGTCATTCGGCGACCGTTACCGTTTGACCGCCGCCGCCGATCCGGTGGCCGTCCGCCGCGAAGCCGTCTCCTCCCTCGCCCCGGCCGGGCAGGTGCAGGAATTCCAATCCGCGGAATCGCTCTTCGCCACCGGGAAGCTGGCGGATGTACTGATCATCGCCACTCAGGACGCCCAGCACTTCAGCCACGTGATGGAGGCACTGGAGGCGGGCTACGACGTGCTGCTGGAAAAGCCCGCCGCGGAATCGCTGGAACGCTGCGAGGAAATCGACCGCCGTGCCCGCGAGCTGGGCCGCCGCATCGCGCTGTGCTTCGTGCTGCGCTACACCCCCTTCTACTCCACCGTGAAGAAGGTGATCGAAAGCGGTCGCCTCGGCCGCATCATCTCGATCCGCACCCACGAGGGCGTGGAGCCCTACCACCAGGCCCACTCGTTCGTGCGCGGCCACTGGAGCCGCACCGACCGTTCCACGCCGATGATCGTGGCGAAATGCTCGCACGACGCCGACCTGATCTGCTGGCTCGGCGACTCCCCCGTGTCCTCGGTTTCCAGCTACGGTGATCGTAGTTGGTTCCGCGCGGAGAACGCCCCGGCCGGGGCTCCCGCCCGCTGCACCGATGGCTGCCCCGCGGCGAAGGACTGCATCTACGACTCCCACCGCTACCTGAAGGACAAGCGCCGCTGGCTGGGTATGGTGATGGACGGCTGGGAACAGGCGGACGATGGCGCGGTGATCGAATTCCTCCGCACCTCGCCCTGGGGCCGCTGCGTCTACCACTGCGACAACGACGTGGTGGATCACCAGGTGCTCGCCTGCGAGCTGGAGAACGGCATCACCGTGACCCACACCATGACCGCCTTCGACTACGCCCGCGCGATCGAGATCTACGGCACCAAGGCCGCGCTCAAGGGCGGCCATCCCTATCATGAAGCGGGAGCCCCCGAACTCTGGCTGCGCCACCATGAGCACGGCTCCATCGAGCCGGTGGAAATCGTCAAACCGGCCGATGACGGCTATGCCGGCCACGGCGGCGGCGACTACGGCATCGTCGATGCGCTGGACCACCTTTTCAAAGGCCCGCACGCACTGCCGCCGGGTCTCGATGGCCTTGCGGGACACCGCCTCGCCTTCCAAGCCGAAGCTTCCCGCGTGGCCAAGGGCGTGCCGATGCATTAG
- a CDS encoding DUF4870 domain-containing protein, with product MEFDPTVPQGPPPLQQPPQPPPMMLAQPPPGLPPGMMVPAPGYPLSTPDERTMGLLCHLLPIFTGFLGPLILWLVKKEGSPFVDHHGREALNFQISKLIYFFGGGALTMVLVFAGGIGIFLIPLLMIMGVLMLVAEIMAALAANRGEWHRYPCCIRVI from the coding sequence ATGGAGTTCGATCCCACCGTGCCCCAGGGGCCGCCACCCTTGCAGCAACCGCCCCAGCCTCCGCCGATGATGCTGGCGCAGCCGCCGCCGGGCCTACCTCCAGGCATGATGGTGCCCGCGCCCGGCTACCCGCTCTCCACCCCGGACGAACGGACGATGGGATTGCTCTGCCACCTGCTCCCGATCTTCACCGGCTTCCTCGGCCCGCTCATCCTGTGGCTGGTGAAAAAGGAGGGCTCGCCGTTCGTGGATCACCACGGCCGGGAAGCGCTCAATTTCCAGATCTCGAAATTGATCTACTTCTTCGGCGGCGGCGCCTTGACCATGGTGCTCGTGTTCGCTGGCGGCATCGGCATCTTCCTGATCCCGCTGCTCATGATCATGGGCGTGCTGATGCTGGTGGCGGAAATCATGGCCGCCCTCGCCGCCAACCGCGGCGAATGGCACCGCTATCCCTGCTGCATCCGGGTGATTTGA
- a CDS encoding SCO family protein, with protein MHSKGKLAVIYGVVAVVCAAIIGTAMWLRTGLKPALPANALVVNAGKGTEDQWVPIEKDLEGTNQAGEKVKLSDLKGKVVLVAEFFAVCPHCAQRNGVELRALYDTFRNNPDFQIVCISVDPTSDSPERLKEYAGALGADAKNWWFFNAGDEKATHQYLEHELKFMGVRERRDPVDIESNGRFAHDLSFLLVDKNWQIVGKWPLADARSEEAVKRQPGLYEELKTQLYGRIRTELEKKNETVER; from the coding sequence ATGCACTCGAAAGGAAAACTGGCTGTCATTTACGGAGTGGTCGCAGTGGTCTGCGCCGCCATCATCGGCACCGCCATGTGGCTGCGGACGGGACTGAAGCCCGCGCTGCCGGCAAATGCGCTGGTGGTGAACGCGGGCAAGGGCACCGAGGACCAATGGGTGCCGATCGAGAAGGACCTCGAGGGCACCAACCAGGCGGGCGAGAAGGTGAAGCTGTCCGACCTGAAAGGGAAGGTCGTCCTCGTCGCCGAGTTCTTCGCGGTCTGCCCGCACTGCGCGCAGCGCAACGGCGTCGAGCTGCGCGCCTTGTACGATACTTTCCGTAATAACCCGGATTTCCAGATCGTGTGCATCTCGGTGGATCCCACCAGCGATTCCCCGGAACGCTTGAAGGAGTATGCCGGAGCCCTCGGCGCGGACGCGAAAAACTGGTGGTTCTTCAATGCCGGTGACGAGAAGGCGACCCACCAGTACCTGGAGCACGAGCTGAAGTTCATGGGCGTCCGCGAGCGTCGCGATCCGGTCGACATCGAGTCGAACGGCCGCTTCGCGCACGACCTCTCCTTCCTGCTGGTGGACAAGAACTGGCAGATCGTCGGGAAATGGCCGCTGGCCGATGCCCGCTCCGAGGAGGCGGTGAAACGCCAGCCGGGGCTTTACGAGGAACTCAAGACGCAGCTCTACGGACGCATCCGCACCGAGCTGGAGAAGAAGAACGAGACGGTCGAACGATGA
- a CDS encoding DUF4190 domain-containing protein produces the protein MNAPDISAPTTSKAAVASLICGIGGFLTGPLTGIPAIITGHIAHGNIRRAGGTLGGGGMALAGLIMGYITSFLIGGIALLAGIATPALLRQQEKAALVMLTSDMRQMQLAFVDFESDYDSYPSDALAARVKEETGQAAKNSLYQLEAAGTVSDLKSLLHVTRKMKGGWNYFPGAKSTDVRRLVLISPSVNGKHKALFSDGTILDFSSAQQEEAVLKAGPGMVLVPVEDVR, from the coding sequence ATGAACGCCCCGGACATTTCCGCCCCGACCACCAGCAAGGCCGCGGTCGCCAGTCTCATCTGCGGCATTGGCGGATTCCTCACCGGCCCCCTCACGGGCATCCCCGCCATCATCACCGGCCACATCGCCCATGGTAATATCCGTCGCGCCGGTGGCACGCTTGGCGGCGGCGGCATGGCCCTGGCCGGGCTGATCATGGGCTACATCACCAGTTTTCTGATCGGGGGCATCGCCCTACTCGCCGGCATCGCCACTCCGGCCCTGCTGAGGCAGCAGGAAAAGGCGGCCCTGGTCATGCTCACCTCCGACATGCGCCAGATGCAACTGGCCTTCGTGGACTTCGAATCCGATTACGACAGCTACCCCTCGGACGCCCTGGCAGCCCGGGTCAAGGAGGAGACCGGCCAGGCCGCGAAGAACTCACTCTATCAGCTCGAAGCCGCCGGAACCGTCTCCGACCTGAAATCCCTACTCCACGTGACGCGGAAGATGAAGGGCGGCTGGAACTACTTCCCCGGCGCGAAATCCACGGATGTCCGCCGACTCGTACTCATCAGTCCCTCGGTCAATGGAAAGCACAAAGCGCTGTTTTCCGATGGCACGATCCTGGATTTCAGTTCCGCGCAACAGGAGGAAGCCGTCCTGAAGGCAGGGCCTGGGATGGTCTTGGTTCCCGTCGAGGACGTGCGCTGA
- a CDS encoding 2-dehydropantoate 2-reductase — protein MSWKFESVAIVGSGAIGLYYGGRLAEAGADVRFLLRSDFDDVARDGIRCESVHGDFTLPQVQGYRTPEDIGPVDLVIVSWKATANDRLAEVLPPLLHADTQVLTLQNGLGNCEAIADITGPERVLGALCFVCLNRLAPGFVSHTAGGRITVGEFLPDERGRTSEIVRRFKAAKIPAEAGQPLEEAQWKKLVWNIPFNGLAIAEGGVTTDVLLQTPGVETEIRALMAETVHTARAQGLDLSDDLIELNVERTRPMGPYRPSSMIDFVEGRDVEVEPIWAEPLRRGQAVGVPMPHLEKLLTRIRAKIAER, from the coding sequence GTGAGTTGGAAGTTTGAATCGGTGGCGATCGTGGGCTCGGGGGCGATCGGCTTGTACTACGGCGGTCGCCTTGCGGAGGCGGGTGCGGACGTGCGGTTCCTGCTGCGCTCGGATTTCGACGACGTGGCACGGGATGGCATTCGCTGCGAAAGCGTCCACGGCGATTTCACGCTGCCACAGGTGCAGGGCTACCGCACGCCGGAGGACATCGGTCCGGTGGATCTCGTCATCGTGTCCTGGAAGGCCACCGCCAATGATCGCCTCGCCGAGGTGTTACCGCCGCTCCTTCATGCGGACACCCAAGTGCTCACGCTCCAGAATGGACTGGGGAACTGCGAGGCCATCGCCGACATCACCGGTCCGGAGCGCGTTCTCGGGGCACTGTGTTTCGTGTGTCTGAATCGCCTCGCGCCGGGGTTCGTCAGCCACACGGCAGGTGGCCGGATCACGGTGGGTGAATTCCTGCCGGACGAGCGCGGCCGCACCTCGGAAATCGTGCGCCGCTTCAAGGCCGCGAAGATTCCCGCCGAGGCTGGCCAGCCGCTGGAGGAGGCGCAGTGGAAGAAGCTTGTCTGGAACATCCCGTTCAACGGCCTCGCCATCGCCGAGGGGGGCGTGACCACCGATGTGCTGCTACAAACGCCCGGCGTGGAAACTGAGATCCGCGCCCTGATGGCGGAAACGGTCCACACCGCCCGTGCCCAGGGGCTGGATCTCTCCGACGACCTGATCGAGCTGAACGTCGAGCGCACCCGTCCGATGGGACCCTATCGGCCGTCCAGCATGATCGATTTCGTGGAGGGCCGGGACGTGGAGGTCGAGCCGATCTGGGCGGAACCCCTGCGCCGCGGTCAGGCTGTCGGCGTGCCGATGCCCCATCTTGAAAAGCTCCTCACCCGCATCCGCGCGAAGATCGCGGAGAGGTAA
- a CDS encoding NAD(P)/FAD-dependent oxidoreductase: MSERDASAKGPRKVLIIGAGFAGLECAQKLANDSRFEVTIIDRNNHHLFQPLLYQVATASLAASDIARSIRQVLTKAKNVTVLMDEISAIDSDGKTANGKSGTVYHYDTLLLAAGARTGYFGRDEWAEHTLGLKTLAEAQTVRRTVLSNLEKAELTTDPEERKRLMTVVIIGGGPTGVELAGAFADLIHRSLKEDFRRIDTSKLRVLLLEGADRILAVYDPDQSAYTKDRLTKDGVEVLTSTKVVNISKGRAELEDGTVLESEAIIWAAGVAANPLTTMLGVPTDRGGRITPNPDLSLPGKPDIFVAGDLVAILDEKGKPVPGVAPAASQMGRHVAKVLKEDARLEKTQFSGDKASLRPKFSYWDKGFMAIIGKNHAVVKAGNMRVKGFIAWVMWLFIHILFLIGFRNKLSVLLGWAFSYIRDNPEARVIVNRPGSVAKQA; the protein is encoded by the coding sequence ATGAGCGAGCGAGACGCCAGCGCCAAGGGGCCCCGAAAAGTACTGATCATCGGGGCCGGATTTGCAGGATTGGAGTGCGCACAGAAGTTGGCGAATGACTCCCGGTTCGAGGTGACCATCATCGACCGGAACAATCACCATCTCTTCCAGCCCCTCCTTTATCAAGTCGCCACGGCCTCCCTGGCCGCCTCCGACATCGCCCGTTCCATCCGCCAGGTCCTGACCAAGGCGAAGAACGTCACCGTGCTGATGGACGAGATCAGCGCCATCGACAGCGACGGCAAGACCGCCAACGGCAAGTCCGGCACGGTTTACCACTACGACACCCTGCTGCTGGCCGCGGGTGCCCGCACCGGTTACTTCGGCCGCGACGAGTGGGCCGAGCACACGCTGGGCCTTAAAACCTTGGCGGAAGCCCAGACCGTCCGCCGCACCGTGCTTTCCAACCTGGAGAAGGCCGAGCTGACCACCGATCCGGAAGAGCGCAAGCGCCTCATGACGGTGGTGATCATCGGAGGCGGCCCGACCGGCGTGGAGCTGGCGGGGGCCTTCGCCGACCTGATCCACCGCTCGCTGAAGGAAGACTTCCGCCGCATCGATACCTCGAAGCTGCGCGTGCTGTTGCTGGAAGGTGCGGACCGCATCCTGGCCGTCTACGATCCGGACCAGAGTGCCTACACCAAGGACCGTCTGACGAAGGACGGCGTGGAAGTGCTGACCTCCACGAAGGTGGTGAACATTTCGAAGGGCCGCGCGGAGCTGGAAGACGGCACCGTGCTGGAGTCCGAGGCCATCATCTGGGCCGCCGGTGTGGCCGCGAACCCGCTGACCACCATGCTCGGCGTTCCGACGGACCGCGGTGGCCGCATCACCCCGAATCCCGACCTCTCCCTGCCGGGCAAGCCGGACATCTTCGTGGCCGGTGACCTCGTCGCCATCCTCGATGAAAAGGGCAAGCCGGTCCCCGGCGTGGCCCCAGCCGCCTCCCAGATGGGCCGCCACGTGGCGAAGGTCCTCAAGGAGGACGCCCGCCTGGAGAAGACCCAGTTCTCGGGAGACAAGGCCTCGCTGCGTCCGAAGTTCAGCTACTGGGACAAGGGCTTCATGGCCATCATCGGCAAGAACCACGCGGTGGTGAAGGCCGGGAACATGCGCGTGAAGGGCTTCATCGCCTGGGTGATGTGGCTGTTCATCCACATCCTCTTCCTCATCGGCTTCCGCAACAAGCTCTCGGTCCTCCTCGGCTGGGCATTCTCCTACATCCGGGACAATCCGGAAGCCCGTGTGATCGTGAACCGCCCCGGTTCCGTCGCCAAGCAGGCCTGA
- a CDS encoding DUF420 domain-containing protein translates to MSDERKEWLSRTPDEALSKKLGIVTWVLTAVVLILVGLMRRPELRIPLPEGWSFTFLPPVHAILNSLVAVCLVGALVAVKQGKIARHRSFIFAAMGLSVVFLLCYVAYHFTTDETRYGGTGWMKAVYLFLLITHITLAGVSLPFILFTFTAGWTNRFAAHRRLAKWVFPLWLYVAVTGPICYLMLRPYYG, encoded by the coding sequence ATGAGCGACGAACGCAAGGAGTGGCTGTCCCGCACGCCGGACGAGGCGCTTTCGAAGAAGCTCGGGATCGTGACCTGGGTGCTCACCGCCGTGGTGCTGATCCTGGTTGGTCTGATGCGGCGTCCGGAACTGCGGATCCCGCTGCCGGAGGGCTGGTCGTTCACCTTCCTGCCGCCGGTCCACGCGATTCTGAATTCGCTGGTGGCGGTGTGCCTCGTCGGCGCGCTGGTGGCGGTGAAGCAGGGGAAGATCGCGCGCCACCGCTCGTTCATTTTCGCGGCGATGGGGCTCTCGGTCGTGTTCCTGCTGTGCTACGTGGCCTATCACTTCACCACCGATGAAACGCGTTATGGCGGCACCGGCTGGATGAAAGCGGTCTACCTGTTCCTGCTGATCACTCACATCACGTTGGCGGGTGTCAGCTTGCCGTTCATCCTCTTCACGTTCACCGCCGGTTGGACGAACCGTTTCGCAGCGCACCGCCGCTTGGCGAAATGGGTGTTCCCGCTGTGGCTCTACGTGGCCGTCACGGGGCCGATCTGCTACCTGATGCTGCGGCCGTATTACGGGTGA